One window of Watersipora subatra chromosome 3, tzWatSuba1.1, whole genome shotgun sequence genomic DNA carries:
- the LOC137390975 gene encoding protein FAM200A-like, with amino-acid sequence MAPYSHSELFTECMVSAVKALYPEKLDIQQAVQWLSKGRALQRVWSARQHIEQFLSEIGGDAAERFLEILRSEHLLRDMAFLTDILAHLNDLNLKLQGKGRNVVEL; translated from the exons ATGGCTCCATACAGCCACAGCGAACTGTTCACAGAATGCATGGTTTCAGCCGTTAAGGCGCTCTACCCTGAAAAACTAGATATTCAGCAAGCTGTTCA ATGGCTGAGTAAGGGGAGAGCTTTGCAAAGAGTATGGTCTGCAAGACAGCATATTGAGCAGTTTCTTAGTGAGATTGGAGGAGATGCAGCAGAACGATTTTTAGAGATTCTCAGATCGGAGCATTTACTGAGAGACATGGCTTTTCTGACAGACATTTTGGCTCATCTAAATGACCTAAATTTGAAGTTGCAGGGCAAAGGTCGTAATGTGGTAGAACTCTAA